Proteins encoded within one genomic window of Solibaculum mannosilyticum:
- a CDS encoding indolepyruvate oxidoreductase subunit beta, with product MTINCMLAGVGGQGTVLASKLIAQSAMNRGLNARTAETIGMAQRGGCVVSHVRIGEEIHSPMIPLGKADVILGFEPAEAVRCLPYLKPDGAVVVSQKAIRPVTASLGGHYDGDEMLDYLKQHVNHLILVDGGAICKQCGSAKVLNVALLGAACGAGLLGLSKEQLEETIHQRLPQRFVELNIKALHAGIAAAQGGTDR from the coding sequence ATGACCATCAATTGTATGTTGGCCGGCGTGGGCGGTCAGGGAACGGTACTGGCTTCCAAGCTCATCGCCCAATCGGCCATGAACCGGGGCCTCAATGCACGGACGGCTGAGACCATCGGTATGGCCCAACGGGGCGGCTGTGTCGTCAGCCACGTCCGCATCGGGGAGGAGATCCATTCCCCCATGATCCCGCTTGGGAAAGCCGACGTCATTCTGGGCTTTGAACCGGCCGAAGCAGTACGGTGCCTTCCCTATCTCAAACCGGACGGCGCAGTGGTGGTCAGCCAAAAAGCCATCCGCCCGGTGACCGCCTCCCTGGGCGGGCATTACGACGGCGATGAGATGCTGGACTACCTAAAACAGCATGTAAATCACCTCATCCTTGTGGACGGCGGAGCCATTTGCAAGCAGTGCGGTTCGGCCAAAGTTCTCAACGTCGCTTTGTTGGGAGCCGCCTGCGGAGCCGGTCTGCTGGGGCTTTCGAAAGAACAACTGGAAGAGACCATCCACCAGCGGCTGCCACAGCGGTTTGTGGAACTCAATATAAAAGCTCTGCACGCTGGCATAGCGGCAGCACAAGGGGGAACTGATCGATGA